The Pseudomonas protegens genome contains the following window.
TGGCGGATGGCTTCGAGGAACGGTTGCGACTCGATGTCGCCCACGGTACCGCCGATTTCCACCAGGGCCACGTCGGCATCGCCAGCGCCCTTGATGATGCGACGCTTGATCTCGTCGGTGATGTGCGGAATCACCTGGATGGTGGCGCCCAGGTAATCACCACGGCGCTCCTTGCGCAGTACGTGCTCGTATACGCGGCCAGTGGTGAAGTTGTTGTTCTGGGTCATGGTCGTGCGGATGAACCGCTCGTAGTGGCCCAGGTCCAGGTCGGTCTCGGCGCCGTCGTGGGTGACGAACACTTCACCGTGCTGGAACGGGCTCATGGTGCCCGGGTCGACGTTGATGTACGGGTCCAGCTTGAGCATGGTGACCTTAAGCCCCCGCGCCTCCAGGATGGCCGCCAATGAAGCCGAGGCAATGCCTTTCCCCAATGAAGAAACAACACCGCCCGTGACGAATATGTAGCGCGTCATGAAAAACCCTAGAAGTCTGCGTTAAAGCGGTCAGTGCCGCCGGGGAAAGCGAAGGAAGGCCGAAGCCCCCGATCACCTGCATTAATCACAGTGCACCTTTCAAAAAAACCGCCGCGTGGTGACAGACCGGATGCAAAAACACCGGTAGGTTGCTCGCTACACATTTTTTGGAATCGCCCAGCAAAGACTGCTTGGTAATCGGCAACTCCTGCAATTCAGGCGAATCCACAGAAGTTGTATCAAGAAGGGAGCGTAGTCTACCGGAAAGCCCCTTTCAGCTCAAACCTTGATCGCTGGTCAGTGGTCGCCAATGCAATTGCCAGCCTGTCGGAGGTTCCGCGCCGGGCCCAGGCAGGTTCGCCAGCGCCAGCAGCCGCTGCCCCTGATACAACAGCGGCAATCTGCCACGGACGAACCCCGGGAGCCCGGCTTCGTTGAGCAGACGCTTGAGGTCACGATGGCCGCGTCCTGCCACCTGCATGACCTCCCCTCCCTGTCGGTAGCCTATGTGCAACGGCCCCTGGGGTGCCCTTGCGCTGAAAAACACCTCGCCATTGCCCGGCAAGCGCAATGGGCGCGTCGGATCCAGCCATTCAACCGGCCCCTGCACCGGCTGCAGCCAGGCACCGGACAGCCACCAGATTCGCCCACACGCACGATGCAGTTCACCATCGGCCAGGCGCCACAGCGGTCGCCCATCGGCGCCGGCATCGCGCAGGTTCTCCCACCCGTGCCAATGATCGGTATCGGGCAAACGGCCAAACCCACCCAGCCAATGACTCAGGGCGTTGCGCTGGCGGGCCGGGGACAAGGCCTGCAACGGCGCAAGGGCCAGCGACGGCAGGCCAAGCCAGGGAAAACAGTCGCCACCCTGGGCCGCCGCCAGATCCTGCACTGCCAGCTCGTCGAGCAGGCCCTGGGCTTCCCTCAGGTGCGCGGCACTGCGGCTCATGCTGGTCGCCGCCTGAGGCCAGCGCGCCTGCAACAAGGGCATGACCTGATGCCGCAGGTAGTTGCGCGAATACTGATGATCGGCATTTGAAGGGTCCTCGACCCAACTCAGGCCCTGCTCGGCGGCATAGCGCTCAAGCTCCTGACGCGACACGCCAAGCAAAGGCCGCAATAACTGCCCGCCCCCCAGAGACCGGCACGCCGGCATTGCCGACAAGCCCCGGACCCCAGCTCCGCGCAACAGACGAAACAGCAGGGTTTCGGCCTGATCCTCACGATGCTGCGCCGTCAGCAGCAGTTCATGGGCCGCGGTGAGCGCGGCAAATGCGCCGTATCGAGCCTCGCGGGCAGCCTGTTCAAGACTGGCAGCGGCCCGTACCTGCAGCCGGATCACTTGCAGGGGTACGCCCAGAGCATCGCAGATCGCCTGGCAATGATCCGGCCAGGCATCCGCCGCTTCTTGCAGCCCATGGTGGACATGCACCGCCATCAGTTTCGGCAAGGGTTGCTGTTGCGCCAGATGGGCAAGCAGGTGCAGCAGGACAGTGGAGTCAAGACCACCGGAGAAGGCGACACGCCAGACCTTGGCATCGAGCCAAGGCCTCAGACTGTGCAGCAATTTGGCGCTGAGAGCGTTCATGAAGCGATCAAGACCTGTAGGCGCGGCCGGGTGGCGCAGTCACTTGCCCGCTATAAGCAACGACGCCGCCATCGAGTCGATGGCGGCGCCTGGGTCGCGAACGAGCATGCCCCTACCGGGGAAAGCGCTGCTCGATCAGAGACCGTAGCTCATGAGGCGGTCATAACGACGGGCCAGCAAGGTGTCGTTATCCATTTCCTTGAGCATCGCCAACTGCGAGCTGAGCTCGGCGCGGATCGAAGCGGCAGCCGCCGCCGGATCACGATGGGCGCCACCCAACGGCTCGCTGATGACTTTGTCGACAATGCCCAGGCCTTTGAGACGCTCGGCGGTGATGCCCATGGCCTCGGCCGCATCGGCAGCCTTTTCCGAGGTTTTCCACAGGATCGAGGCGCAGCCTTCCGGCGAGATCACCGCATAAGTGGAATATTGCAGCATGTTCAACTGGTCGCAGACACCGATGGCCAATGCGCCGCCGGAACCACCCTCACCGATCACGGTGGCGATAATCGGGGTTTTCAGGCGTGCCATGACCCGCAGGTTCCAGGCAATGGCCTCGCTCTGGTTGCGCTCTTCAGCGTCGATGCCCGGATAGGCGCCCGGTGTGTCGATGAAGGTCAGGATCGGCATCTTGAAGCGCTCGGCCATTTCCATCAGGCGGCAGGCCTTGCGGTAGCCTTCCGGACGCGGCATGCCGAAGTTGCGGCGGACCTTCTCGCGTACTTCACGGCCCTTCTGATGACCGATGATCATCACCGGCTGCTCGTCCAGGCGGGCAACCCCACCGACAATCGCTGCGTCGTCGGAGAAGTGGCGATCGCCATGCAGCTCGTCGAACTCGGTGAAGATGTGCTGGATGTAGTCCAGGGTGTATGGACGACGCGGGTGCCGTGCCAGACGTGCGATCTGCCAGCTGGTGAGCTTGCCGAAGATGTCCTCGGTCAGGGTGTTGCTCTTGTCCTGCAGGCGGGAAATCTCATCGCCGATATTCAGCGAATTGTCATTACCGACCAAGCGCAACTCTTCGATCTTGGCTTGCAGGTCGGCGATCGGCTGTTCGAAATCAAGAAAATTCGGGTTCATAGGCGTCCGTCTGGGCTCGACGTCCAAGGGGGCTTGGGCCGGCCGGTTGTCTATTCGCGCCCTACCTTAAGGGACGGGCGCGTTGAGGTCGAGATTAAAAATTCAAGTGGCGACAAGGCGCAATGCTGGCGCCTTACCGTCAACGGTATTGGAGGAAGACGTTGTCTCGCCCGAACTGGTCACGCAGGGCTTGAATCAAGCTGTCCGCCGGGTCGATCCGCCAGTTCTCGCCAAACTGCAGCAAGGCCTTGGCGTCATGACGGCTGTACTCCATGGTGATCGGGCACGCGCCGCGATGGCGCTTGAACAGCTCGCCCAGCCAGCGTAGCTGATCACCCTTGAGTGCATCGCTATGGACTTTCAGGCGCAGGCTTTCCGCCAGGTTGGTCCGCGCATCTTCCATGCTCATCACCCGCTTGACCCGCAAGCGCAGGCCGCCGGAGAAGTCGTCGTTGCTGACCTCGCCTTCCACCACCACCATGGCGTCGGTCTGCAACAGCGACTGCGCCGAATGGAACGCATCGGCGAACAGCGAGGCCTCGATCCTTCCTGAGCGGTCATCGAGGGTGATGAAGCCCATCTTGTCGCCCTTCTTGTTCTTCATCACCCGCAGGGCAATGATCATGCCCGCCACCGTCTGGGTATCCCGGGCCGGCTTCAGATCGATGATGCGCTGACGGGCGAAGCGACGGATCTCGCCTTCATACTCATCGATCGGGTGCCCGGTCAGGTACAGCCCGAGGGTATCTTTCTCGCCCTTCAGGCGCTCCTTGAGGGTCAGTTCCTTGGCCTTGCGGTGGTTGGCATAGACGTCCGCGTCTTCCTCGACAAACACTCCGCCGAACAGGTCGGCGTGACCACTGTCGTGGGTCCGGGCGGTCTGTTCTGCCGCCTTGATCGCCTCTTCCATGGCCGCCAGCAGCACCGCGCGGTTCTGGTCGATGTTGGCCTGGTAGGCCTTGGGCTCGTCGAAGAAGTGCGGGCCGAGACGGTCCAGGGCGCCACTGCGAATCAGGCCGTCCAGGGTCCGCTTGTTGATGCGCTTGAGGTCGACCCTGGCGCAGAAATCGAACAGATCCTTGAAAGGGCCTGCCTCGCGGGCTTCGGTGATGGCTTCCACCGGCCCCTCGCCGACGCCCTTGATCGCTCCCAGGCCGTAGACGATGCGACCTTCGTCGTTCACCGTGAACTTGAACTCGGAGGTGTTCACATCCGGTGCGTCGAGGCGCAGCTTCATGGTCCGCACTTCCTCGATCAAGGTCACGACCTTGTCGGTGTTGTGCATATCCGCAGACAGTACCGCCGCCATGAACGGCGCCGGGTAGTGCGCCTTGAGCCAGGCAGTCTGGTAGGACACCAGGCCGTAGGCGGCGGAGTGGGATTTGTTGAAGCCGTAACCGGCGAACTTTTCCACCAGATCGAAGATGTTGCCCGCCAGGTCGGCGTCGATGTTGTTGCTGGCGCAACCCTCAATGAAACCGCCACGCTGCTTGGCCATTTCCTCGGGCTTTTTCTTACCCATGGCCCGACGCAGCATGTCCGCACCACCGAGGGTGTAACCGGCCATGACCTGAGCGATCTGCATCACCTGTTCCTGATACAGGATGATGCCGTAGGTCGGCGCCAGCACCGGGCGCAGGCCATCGTACTGATAGTCGGGGTGCGGGTAGGCCAGTTCGGCGCGCCCGTGCTTGCGGTTGATGAAGTCATCCACCATGCCC
Protein-coding sequences here:
- the tilS gene encoding tRNA lysidine(34) synthetase TilS — protein: MNALSAKLLHSLRPWLDAKVWRVAFSGGLDSTVLLHLLAHLAQQQPLPKLMAVHVHHGLQEAADAWPDHCQAICDALGVPLQVIRLQVRAAASLEQAAREARYGAFAALTAAHELLLTAQHREDQAETLLFRLLRGAGVRGLSAMPACRSLGGGQLLRPLLGVSRQELERYAAEQGLSWVEDPSNADHQYSRNYLRHQVMPLLQARWPQAATSMSRSAAHLREAQGLLDELAVQDLAAAQGGDCFPWLGLPSLALAPLQALSPARQRNALSHWLGGFGRLPDTDHWHGWENLRDAGADGRPLWRLADGELHRACGRIWWLSGAWLQPVQGPVEWLDPTRPLRLPGNGEVFFSARAPQGPLHIGYRQGGEVMQVAGRGHRDLKRLLNEAGLPGFVRGRLPLLYQGQRLLALANLPGPGAEPPTGWQLHWRPLTSDQGLS
- a CDS encoding acetyl-CoA carboxylase carboxyltransferase subunit alpha gives rise to the protein MNPNFLDFEQPIADLQAKIEELRLVGNDNSLNIGDEISRLQDKSNTLTEDIFGKLTSWQIARLARHPRRPYTLDYIQHIFTEFDELHGDRHFSDDAAIVGGVARLDEQPVMIIGHQKGREVREKVRRNFGMPRPEGYRKACRLMEMAERFKMPILTFIDTPGAYPGIDAEERNQSEAIAWNLRVMARLKTPIIATVIGEGGSGGALAIGVCDQLNMLQYSTYAVISPEGCASILWKTSEKAADAAEAMGITAERLKGLGIVDKVISEPLGGAHRDPAAAAASIRAELSSQLAMLKEMDNDTLLARRYDRLMSYGL